Proteins encoded within one genomic window of Candidatus Nezhaarchaeota archaeon:
- a CDS encoding 50S ribosomal protein L15e translates to MILDREVLELKSMYHYIAEHWKRPYEGEMKEVMRQRLIEWRREPTVVRIEKPTRLNRARALGYKAKQGFVVVRVRVRKGGQRKPRPDSGRRPKRMGVHGYTTWKSLRLIAEERAARKFPNLEVLNSYYVGEDGRYKWYEVIMVDPNHPAIQSDPEINWICRPANRGRAFRALTSAGKKMRGLRKSRGLKGTHNYKWKRKQRERELKKGKESGGHRSKAGLFEAKEEGET, encoded by the coding sequence ATGATCCTAGACCGAGAGGTGCTAGAGTTGAAGTCCATGTACCATTACATAGCGGAGCACTGGAAAAGACCCTATGAGGGTGAGATGAAAGAGGTGATGAGACAGCGCCTCATAGAGTGGAGAAGGGAGCCCACAGTAGTTAGGATCGAGAAACCCACTAGGCTCAACAGAGCTAGGGCGCTAGGCTATAAGGCTAAACAGGGCTTCGTGGTTGTGAGGGTTAGGGTGAGGAAGGGGGGACAGAGGAAGCCGAGGCCGGATTCTGGCAGGAGACCCAAGAGAATGGGGGTTCACGGTTACACCACTTGGAAGAGCCTAAGGTTAATAGCTGAGGAGAGAGCAGCTAGAAAATTCCCGAATCTAGAGGTTCTAAATAGCTACTACGTTGGTGAAGATGGACGTTACAAGTGGTATGAGGTGATAATGGTAGACCCCAACCATCCAGCCATACAGAGTGATCCAGAGATAAATTGGATATGTAGACCAGCTAACAGAGGAAGGGCATTTAGGGCGTTAACATCGGCGGGCAAGAAGATGAGAGGGCTGAGAAAGTCGAGGGGTCTAAAGGGGACGCACAATTATAAGTGGAAGAGAAAGCAACGTGAAAGAGAATTGAAGAAAGGTAAAGAATCAGGAGGTCATCGCTCAAAAGCTGGATTATTTGAAGCTAAAGAAGAAGGAGAGACATAA
- a CDS encoding phosphoribosyltransferase family protein, which yields MFTRRREASLRFRFMVIERLRLLKKFYSYSELARRTGIPETVLCRYVKGDVLPGDDTAKKLWESLDKIEQLHQVIYEKVTVDPYGYVDTTNIVNDPLILMRASHYVMMKFAGKRITKVLAPAVNGVPIATSIALTLEVPLVIAKRYKEMGVRDYIEESYPTGPYMTSLYIPKNAISSRDDVLIVDDLIRTGSTVQALISMVKKMKANVAGVFALISVGDAGVQSLRAEHPFPVEVVASIQPFYQRAEVYT from the coding sequence ATGTTTACGAGAAGACGTGAAGCCAGTTTAAGGTTTAGATTCATGGTCATTGAGAGACTAAGGTTATTAAAGAAGTTTTATTCATATAGCGAGCTTGCCCGAAGAACTGGGATTCCTGAAACTGTTTTATGCAGATACGTTAAGGGAGACGTTCTCCCGGGAGATGACACAGCGAAAAAACTTTGGGAATCTCTGGATAAAATCGAACAGCTTCATCAAGTTATATACGAGAAGGTAACCGTAGATCCTTACGGCTATGTCGACACGACGAACATAGTTAACGACCCCTTAATCCTAATGAGGGCATCACATTATGTAATGATGAAGTTTGCGGGTAAGAGAATAACAAAGGTGCTAGCACCAGCAGTTAACGGTGTCCCTATAGCCACCTCAATAGCTCTTACGCTCGAGGTCCCATTGGTAATAGCTAAGAGGTATAAGGAGATGGGCGTGAGGGACTATATAGAGGAATCTTATCCTACAGGCCCCTACATGACCTCTCTTTACATTCCAAAAAACGCAATATCAAGTAGAGACGACGTCCTAATAGTTGACGACTTAATAAGAACTGGGAGTACGGTACAGGCTCTCATAAGCATGGTGAAGAAGATGAAGGCTAACGTAGCTGGGGTCTTCGCTTTGATTAGTGTCGGTGATGCTGGGGTTCAGAGTTTGAGAGCAGAACACCCATTCCCTGTAGAGGTTGTGGCATCTATCCAACCATTCTATCAACGTGCTGAAGTTTATACTTAA
- the ilvE gene encoding branched-chain-amino-acid transaminase, whose product MEREPLVYIDGNLVPKSQAKVSVFDHGFLYGDGVFESIIVTDGVAFKLKEHVDRLYDSAKAICIDIPMSKEEMVKTIVDVVRANGFKDAYVRVIVTRGVGDLGLDPRKCSKPTIVIIVDKIKLYSDDAWSKGLTAIISSVRRDRVDATTHEVKSMNYLNNILAKIEANAVGADEAIMLDDRGFVAEGTADNIFIVKNGVIYTPPRSSGILPGITRARVMRLAEELGYRVIEKDVTPAELLTADEVFLTGTAAGIVPVVKIAGRVVGDGKPGPITKKLLEKFRELVRDPSEGVRIF is encoded by the coding sequence GTGGAGAGAGAACCCTTAGTCTATATAGATGGAAATCTAGTACCCAAGAGCCAAGCCAAAGTATCAGTCTTCGATCATGGCTTTCTCTATGGTGATGGAGTCTTTGAGAGCATCATAGTAACTGATGGAGTCGCATTCAAGTTAAAAGAGCATGTTGACAGACTATACGACTCCGCTAAAGCAATATGCATCGACATTCCCATGAGTAAGGAGGAGATGGTGAAGACCATAGTAGATGTGGTGCGCGCGAACGGCTTTAAAGACGCCTACGTTAGGGTCATAGTAACTAGAGGTGTTGGTGACTTAGGCTTAGACCCGAGGAAGTGTTCAAAGCCGACTATAGTCATAATCGTGGATAAGATAAAGCTGTACAGTGATGACGCTTGGAGTAAAGGGCTCACTGCCATAATATCCTCTGTGAGAAGAGATAGAGTAGATGCTACAACTCATGAAGTGAAGTCAATGAACTACCTAAACAACATACTAGCCAAAATCGAGGCTAACGCTGTGGGAGCTGATGAAGCGATAATGCTCGATGATAGAGGTTTCGTCGCCGAAGGCACAGCTGACAACATTTTTATTGTCAAGAACGGTGTGATATATACACCGCCAAGAAGTAGTGGTATACTACCCGGAATCACGAGGGCTAGAGTAATGAGACTTGCTGAAGAACTGGGCTATAGGGTAATCGAGAAGGATGTAACACCAGCTGAGCTCTTAACCGCTGATGAAGTCTTCTTAACCGGTACAGCTGCTGGCATAGTCCCGGTCGTTAAGATTGCTGGAAGAGTCGTAGGTGACGGCAAGCCCGGACCGATAACGAAGAAACTTCTAGAGAAGTTCAGAGAGCTCGTGAGGGATCCATCGGAAGGAGTTAGGATATTTTGA
- a CDS encoding transcription initiation factor IIB — protein sequence MSTRNVDIEVKGIDRCPDCGSSNIIRSYDRGELTCMNCGLVIDEKLIDQGPEWRAFTPEEREKRDRVGPPISTTSVEGVSPTVIQWPIRDSTGHKLSPQKVFEVSRWRRWQIRSRIQTSQDRNIQQATNHLERIAFRLNLPQNVKEEALKIYKAAVKAGLVRGRSIESVMAASIYAACRQLKIPRTLDEIADCTRAGRKDVARCYRLLLRHVKLNIPIADPVDFVPRIVSSLSLSGVLQRKAIEIIQQARKFGLTAGKDPAGLAAAAIYIASLLTGERKTQKEIARAAQVTEVTVRNRYKELIRKLKIPITS from the coding sequence ATGAGCACAAGGAATGTTGATATAGAGGTGAAGGGTATTGATCGCTGTCCAGATTGTGGCAGTTCAAACATAATTAGGAGCTATGATCGTGGGGAACTTACCTGCATGAATTGTGGTTTGGTCATTGATGAGAAGCTCATAGATCAGGGTCCAGAATGGAGAGCCTTTACTCCTGAGGAAAGAGAGAAGAGGGATAGAGTTGGCCCCCCCATTTCAACTACTTCAGTTGAAGGGGTATCTCCTACAGTCATACAATGGCCTATTAGGGATTCAACAGGCCATAAACTAAGCCCTCAAAAGGTGTTTGAGGTCTCAAGGTGGAGACGATGGCAAATAAGGAGTAGAATTCAGACCTCACAAGATAGGAATATTCAGCAAGCAACTAATCATCTTGAGCGCATAGCCTTTAGATTAAATCTACCTCAGAACGTTAAGGAGGAGGCCCTCAAGATATACAAGGCAGCTGTTAAAGCAGGTCTCGTTAGGGGGCGCTCAATAGAGTCTGTCATGGCGGCCTCCATATACGCTGCTTGTAGGCAGCTCAAGATCCCGAGAACTCTTGATGAGATAGCAGACTGCACTAGAGCTGGGAGGAAGGATGTAGCTAGATGCTACCGACTATTGCTAAGACATGTTAAGCTCAACATACCAATAGCAGATCCAGTGGACTTCGTGCCAAGAATAGTTAGCTCCTTAAGCTTAAGCGGTGTGCTGCAGAGAAAGGCCATTGAGATAATACAGCAAGCTAGAAAATTCGGTTTAACTGCAGGTAAGGATCCAGCAGGTCTTGCAGCAGCCGCTATATACATTGCCTCTCTATTAACCGGTGAGAGGAAGACTCAAAAGGAGATAGCTAGAGCAGCTCAAGTAACTGAGGTCACTGTCAGGAATAGGTACAAAGAGTTAATTAGGAAGCTTAAGATTCCAATAACATCATAG